A window of Streptomyces sp. SAI-127 contains these coding sequences:
- a CDS encoding NAD-dependent malic enzyme, giving the protein MATAPSVSYSITVRLEVPAGGTAVSQITTAVESHGGSVTGLDVTASGHEKLRMDVTIAASSTAHADEIVQQLRGIEGVTLGKVSDRTFLMHLGGKIEMQSKHPIRNRDDLSMIYTPGVARVCMAIAENPEDARRLTIKRNTVAVVTDGSAVLGLGNIGPMAAMPVMEGKAALFKRFADIDAWPLCLDTQDTDEIVAIVKAIAPGFAGINLEDISAPRCFEIEARLREALDIPVFHDDQHGTAIVVLAALTNALRVTGKAIENIRVVMSGAGAAGTAILKLLLAAGLKNAVVADIHGVVHAGREDLVDAAPGSALRWIADNTNPEGLTGTLKEAVRGADVFIGVSAPNVLDGTDVAAMAEGAIVFALANPDPEVDPAVARQTAAVVATGRSDFPNQINNVLVFPGVFRGLLDAQSRTVNTDMMLAAAKALADVVTEDELNPNYIIPSVFNDKVAGAVAGAVRDAAKAAGATA; this is encoded by the coding sequence ATGGCAACGGCGCCCAGCGTCTCCTACTCGATTACGGTCCGGCTGGAGGTACCCGCGGGTGGTACCGCGGTCTCCCAGATCACCACGGCCGTAGAGTCCCACGGAGGCTCGGTGACCGGCCTCGACGTGACCGCCTCAGGCCACGAGAAGCTCCGGATGGACGTCACCATCGCGGCGAGCTCCACGGCCCACGCCGACGAGATCGTCCAGCAGTTGCGCGGCATCGAGGGCGTCACGCTCGGCAAGGTCTCGGACCGTACGTTCCTCATGCACCTCGGCGGCAAGATCGAGATGCAGTCCAAGCATCCGATCCGCAACCGTGACGACCTGTCGATGATCTACACGCCGGGTGTCGCCCGCGTCTGCATGGCCATCGCCGAGAACCCCGAGGACGCCCGCCGCCTCACCATCAAGCGCAACACCGTTGCGGTCGTGACGGACGGCTCGGCGGTCCTGGGCCTCGGCAACATCGGCCCGATGGCCGCCATGCCGGTCATGGAGGGCAAGGCGGCCCTCTTCAAGCGCTTCGCCGACATCGACGCCTGGCCGCTGTGCCTCGACACCCAGGACACCGACGAGATCGTCGCGATCGTCAAGGCGATCGCCCCCGGCTTCGCCGGCATCAACCTCGAGGACATCTCCGCGCCGCGCTGCTTCGAGATCGAGGCCCGGCTGCGCGAGGCCCTCGACATCCCCGTCTTCCACGACGACCAGCACGGCACCGCGATCGTCGTCCTCGCCGCCCTGACGAACGCACTTCGCGTCACCGGCAAGGCAATTGAGAACATCCGCGTCGTCATGTCCGGCGCCGGCGCGGCCGGTACGGCCATCCTCAAGCTGCTGCTCGCCGCGGGCCTCAAGAACGCCGTCGTCGCCGACATCCACGGCGTCGTGCACGCCGGCCGTGAGGACCTCGTCGACGCCGCTCCGGGCTCGGCACTGCGCTGGATCGCCGACAACACCAACCCCGAGGGCCTGACCGGGACGTTGAAGGAGGCCGTGCGTGGCGCGGACGTCTTCATCGGCGTCTCCGCCCCGAACGTCCTGGACGGCACCGACGTCGCCGCCATGGCCGAGGGTGCGATTGTGTTCGCGCTCGCGAACCCCGACCCCGAGGTCGACCCGGCGGTCGCCCGTCAGACGGCGGCCGTCGTGGCCACCGGCCGTTCCGACTTCCCGAACCAGATCAACAACGTGCTGGTCTTCCCGGGTGTCTTCCGCGGTCTGCTGGACGCCCAGTCCCGCACGGTCAACACGGACATGATGCTCGCGGCCGCGAAGGCGCTCGCGGACGTCGTCACCGAGGACGAGCTCAACCCGAACTACATCATCCCCAGCGTCTTCAACGACAAGGTCGCGGGCGCGGTCGCGGGTGCGGTGCGGGACGCGGCGAAGGCCGCCGGGGCGACGGCGTAG
- a CDS encoding HU family DNA-binding protein, giving the protein MNRSELVAALADRAEVTRKDADAVLAAFAETVGEIVAKGDEKVTIPGFLTFERTHRAARTARNPQTGDPIQIPAGYSVKVSAGSKLKEAAKGK; this is encoded by the coding sequence ATGAACCGCAGTGAGCTGGTGGCCGCGCTGGCCGACCGCGCCGAGGTGACCCGCAAGGACGCCGACGCCGTTCTGGCCGCGTTCGCCGAGACTGTCGGCGAGATCGTCGCCAAGGGTGACGAGAAGGTCACCATCCCCGGCTTCCTGACCTTCGAGCGCACCCACCGTGCCGCTCGTACCGCGCGCAACCCGCAGACCGGTGACCCGATCCAGATCCCGGCCGGCTACAGCGTCAAGGTTTCGGCGGGCTCCAAGCTCAAGGAAGCCGCCAAGGGCAAGTAG
- the murA gene encoding UDP-N-acetylglucosamine 1-carboxyvinyltransferase yields the protein MTVNGSDDVLIVHGGTPLEGEIRVRGAKNLVPKAMVAALLGSEPSRLRNVPDIRDVRVVRGLLQLHGVTVRPGEEPGELVMDPTHVESANVADIDAHAGSSRIPILLCGPLLHRLGHAFIPGLGGCDIGGRPIDFHFEVLRQFGATIEKRADGQFLEAPRRLRGTKITLPYPSVGATEQVLLTAVLAEGVTELSNAAVEPEIEDLICVLQKMGAIIAMDTDRTIRVTGVDRLGGYNHRALPDRLEAASWASAALATEGNIYVRGAQQRSMMTFLNTYRKVGGAFQIDDEGIRFWHPGGQLKSIALETDVHPGFQTDWQQPLVVALTQATGLSIVHETVYESRLGFTSALNQMGAHIQLYRECLGGSNCRFGQRNFLHSAVVSGPTRLQGADLVIPDLRGGFSYLIAALAAQGTSRVHGIDLINRGYENFMEKLVELGAKVELPGKALG from the coding sequence ATGACCGTCAACGGCTCTGACGACGTACTGATTGTCCACGGCGGAACCCCGCTGGAGGGCGAGATCCGGGTCCGCGGTGCGAAGAACCTCGTACCGAAGGCCATGGTCGCCGCCCTGCTGGGCAGCGAGCCGAGTCGACTGCGCAACGTTCCGGACATCCGTGACGTGCGGGTCGTACGCGGACTGCTGCAACTGCACGGGGTGACGGTCCGTCCGGGTGAGGAACCGGGCGAGCTGGTGATGGACCCGACGCACGTCGAGAGCGCGAACGTCGCTGACATCGATGCCCACGCGGGTTCCAGCCGCATCCCGATCCTGCTGTGCGGTCCGCTGCTGCACCGCCTCGGTCACGCCTTCATCCCCGGCCTGGGCGGCTGTGACATCGGTGGCCGGCCCATCGACTTCCACTTCGAGGTGCTGCGGCAGTTCGGAGCGACGATCGAGAAGCGCGCGGACGGGCAGTTCCTGGAGGCGCCGCGGCGGCTTCGGGGTACGAAGATCACGCTGCCGTACCCGTCCGTCGGCGCGACCGAGCAGGTCCTGCTGACGGCCGTCCTCGCCGAAGGTGTCACCGAGCTCTCGAACGCCGCGGTGGAACCGGAGATCGAGGACCTGATCTGCGTCCTGCAGAAGATGGGCGCCATCATCGCGATGGACACCGACCGGACCATCCGCGTCACGGGTGTGGACCGGCTCGGCGGCTACAACCACCGCGCCCTGCCGGACCGCCTGGAGGCCGCCTCCTGGGCGTCCGCCGCGCTGGCGACCGAGGGCAACATCTACGTCCGCGGCGCCCAGCAGCGCTCGATGATGACGTTCCTGAACACCTACCGGAAGGTGGGCGGCGCCTTCCAGATCGACGACGAGGGCATCCGCTTCTGGCACCCGGGCGGCCAGTTGAAGTCCATCGCCCTCGAAACGGACGTGCACCCCGGCTTTCAGACGGACTGGCAGCAGCCGCTGGTGGTGGCCCTTACACAGGCCACGGGCCTGTCCATCGTCCACGAGACGGTCTACGAGTCCCGCCTGGGCTTCACCTCGGCGCTGAACCAGATGGGTGCTCACATCCAGCTCTACCGCGAGTGCCTGGGCGGCTCGAACTGCCGCTTCGGCCAGCGCAACTTCCTGCACTCGGCGGTCGTCTCCGGCCCCACCAGGCTCCAGGGCGCCGATCTGGTCATCCCCGACCTCCGCGGCGGCTTCTCGTACCTGATCGCGGCGCTGGCGGCCCAGGGCACGTCCCGGGTCCACGGCATCGACCTCATCAACCGCGGCTACGAGAACTTCATGGAGAAGCTCGTGGAACTGGGCGCGAAGGTCGAGCTGCCGGGCAAGGCGCTCGGCTGA
- a CDS encoding YqgE/AlgH family protein, which translates to MTEVSSLTGRLLVATPALADPNFDRAVVLLLDHDEEGSLGVVLNRPTPVDVGDILEGWADLAGEPGVVFQGGPVSLDSALGVAVIPGGGAVDGAPLGWRRVHGAIGLVDLEAPPELLASALGSLRIFAGYAGWGPGQLEDELVEGAWYVVESEPGDVSSPSPERLWREVLRRQRSELAMVATYADDPSLN; encoded by the coding sequence ATGACCGAGGTGTCCTCGCTCACAGGGCGGTTGCTCGTGGCAACGCCCGCCCTGGCGGACCCGAACTTCGACCGCGCGGTGGTGCTCCTTCTCGACCACGACGAGGAGGGCTCCCTCGGTGTCGTCCTCAACCGGCCCACCCCGGTGGACGTCGGCGACATCCTGGAGGGCTGGGCCGACCTCGCCGGCGAACCCGGTGTCGTCTTCCAGGGCGGCCCGGTCTCTCTCGACTCGGCCCTGGGGGTCGCCGTCATCCCCGGTGGCGGGGCCGTCGACGGGGCCCCGCTGGGCTGGCGCAGAGTGCACGGCGCGATCGGACTGGTCGACCTGGAGGCCCCGCCGGAACTGCTCGCCTCGGCCCTCGGCAGCCTGCGCATCTTCGCCGGTTACGCCGGCTGGGGCCCGGGCCAGCTGGAGGACGAGCTGGTGGAGGGCGCCTGGTACGTCGTCGAGTCGGAACCCGGTGACGTCTCCTCCCCGTCCCCCGAGCGCCTCTGGCGCGAGGTGCTGCGCCGCCAGCGCAGTGAGCTGGCGATGGTGGCCACATACGCGGACGACCCTTCGCTCAACTGA
- a CDS encoding DUF3039 domain-containing protein, whose protein sequence is MSTLEPERGTGTGTLVEPTPQVSHGDGDHERFAHYVQKDKIMASALDGTPVVALCGKVWVPGRDPKKYPVCPMCKEIYESMGSGDDDKGGDK, encoded by the coding sequence ATGAGCACTCTCGAGCCCGAGCGCGGGACTGGTACGGGGACCCTCGTAGAGCCGACGCCGCAGGTGTCCCACGGCGACGGCGACCACGAGCGCTTCGCCCACTACGTCCAGAAGGACAAGATCATGGCGAGCGCCCTCGACGGGACCCCCGTCGTGGCGCTGTGCGGCAAGGTGTGGGTGCCCGGCCGCGATCCCAAGAAGTACCCCGTGTGCCCCATGTGCAAGGAGATCTACGAGTCCATGGGCTCCGGGGACGACGACAAGGGCGGCGACAAGTAG
- a CDS encoding extracellular solute-binding protein — protein sequence MKLSPRLPALLLTALVVTACAPQISSNSSSGKDEKTGTLRVWLFQEVGNEPKKKVVDTAVAAFEKAHEGTKVDVEYIPIETRAQRVKAAFNDPSSAPDVMEYGNTDTAGYVKDGGLLDVTKEFGAWNEAKDTDPTAKTSVTVDGKMYGSPFYVGVRALYYRTDVFDKLGLQAPRTMAELAVTARKIRAAEPELYGLVVGGAYTYGAMPFIWANGGELATGKGGSYASAISGAAAQKGIKEYTSLFTDDNCPAAKCAGMGGNDTITAFAAGKAGMAIGGDFSHTAVEAGKVKGKYAVVPLPGVSAGSIAPAFAGGNNIGVLKSTSHRTLAVELMEQLTSKKTQASMFDAMGFLPTFADVRQQVAAEQPYVKPFAQTLAAGTKFVPASPAWSQIDSSLVLPTMFQEVISGKKSVAAASGEAAKKMNDAFGSVG from the coding sequence ATGAAGCTCTCCCCCCGCTTGCCCGCCCTGCTTTTGACGGCCCTGGTCGTCACGGCCTGCGCCCCCCAGATCTCCTCCAACTCCTCTTCCGGCAAGGACGAGAAGACGGGCACTCTGCGCGTCTGGCTCTTCCAGGAGGTCGGCAACGAACCGAAGAAGAAGGTCGTCGACACCGCCGTCGCCGCCTTCGAGAAGGCCCACGAGGGCACCAAGGTCGACGTCGAGTACATCCCGATCGAGACCCGCGCCCAGCGCGTCAAGGCCGCCTTCAACGACCCGTCCTCCGCGCCCGACGTGATGGAGTACGGCAACACCGACACCGCCGGCTATGTGAAGGACGGCGGACTCCTCGACGTCACCAAGGAGTTCGGCGCCTGGAACGAGGCCAAGGACACCGACCCCACCGCGAAGACGTCGGTCACCGTGGACGGGAAGATGTACGGCTCGCCCTTCTACGTCGGCGTCCGCGCGCTGTACTACCGGACCGACGTCTTCGACAAACTCGGTCTGCAAGCACCCAGGACCATGGCCGAGTTGGCCGTGACCGCCCGCAAGATCCGCGCCGCCGAGCCCGAGTTGTACGGCCTGGTCGTCGGCGGCGCCTACACGTACGGCGCGATGCCCTTCATCTGGGCCAACGGCGGCGAACTCGCCACCGGCAAGGGCGGCTCGTACGCCTCCGCGATCTCCGGTGCGGCCGCCCAGAAGGGCATCAAGGAGTACACCTCCCTCTTCACCGACGACAACTGCCCCGCCGCGAAGTGCGCCGGCATGGGCGGCAACGACACGATCACCGCGTTCGCGGCGGGCAAGGCCGGAATGGCGATCGGTGGTGACTTCAGCCATACGGCGGTGGAGGCCGGCAAGGTCAAGGGCAAGTACGCGGTGGTGCCGCTGCCCGGGGTCTCGGCGGGGTCGATCGCTCCCGCGTTCGCCGGTGGCAACAACATCGGGGTGCTGAAGAGCACGTCCCACCGGACGCTGGCGGTCGAGCTGATGGAGCAGCTCACGTCGAAGAAGACGCAGGCGTCGATGTTCGACGCGATGGGATTCCTGCCGACGTTCGCGGACGTCCGGCAGCAGGTCGCGGCCGAGCAGCCGTACGTGAAGCCGTTCGCGCAGACCCTCGCGGCCGGGACGAAGTTCGTGCCCGCGTCGCCCGCGTGGTCGCAGATCGACTCCTCGCTGGTGCTGCCGACGATGTTCCAGGAGGTCATCAGCGGCAAGAAGAGTGTGGCCGCGGCCTCCGGGGAAGCGGCGAAGAAGATGAACGACGCGTTCGGATCCGTCGGGTGA
- a CDS encoding sugar ABC transporter permease translates to MTSATHRATRAPWLYLAPALVVLGGLLVYPIYQLGLISFFQYTQAQVSGGEPTTFQGFGNYSALFSDPEFWQVLLATVLFAAGCVVSTLAVGCALAVLLTRVRAVPRLALMLAALGAWATPAVTGSTVWLFLFDPDFGPVNRILGLGDHSWTYGRLSAFFLVLLEVVWCSFPFVMVTVYAGIRAVPAEVLEAAALDGASQWRIWRSVLAPMLRPILTVVTIQSVIWDFKVFTQIYVMTNGGGIAGQNLVLNVYAYQQAFASSQYSLGSAIGVVMLLILLAVTLVYLRLLHRQGEEL, encoded by the coding sequence GTGACCTCGGCGACCCACCGTGCCACCCGGGCGCCCTGGCTCTATCTCGCCCCCGCCCTGGTCGTCCTCGGCGGACTGCTCGTCTACCCCATCTACCAGCTCGGCCTGATCTCCTTCTTCCAGTACACCCAGGCTCAGGTCAGCGGCGGTGAACCGACCACCTTCCAGGGGTTCGGGAACTACTCGGCGCTGTTCTCCGACCCCGAGTTCTGGCAGGTGCTGCTGGCCACCGTGCTGTTCGCGGCGGGCTGTGTGGTGTCGACGCTCGCCGTCGGGTGCGCGCTGGCGGTGCTGCTCACGCGCGTGCGTGCCGTGCCGCGGCTGGCGTTGATGCTGGCCGCGCTCGGAGCGTGGGCGACACCCGCCGTGACCGGGTCGACGGTCTGGCTGTTCCTCTTCGACCCCGACTTCGGCCCGGTGAACCGGATCCTGGGGCTCGGCGACCACTCCTGGACGTACGGGCGGCTCAGCGCCTTCTTCCTCGTCCTGCTCGAAGTCGTCTGGTGCTCCTTCCCGTTCGTCATGGTCACGGTCTACGCCGGGATCCGCGCCGTACCGGCCGAGGTGCTGGAGGCCGCCGCGCTGGACGGCGCCTCGCAGTGGCGTATCTGGCGGTCGGTGCTCGCGCCGATGCTGCGGCCGATCCTGACCGTCGTCACCATCCAGTCGGTCATCTGGGACTTCAAGGTCTTCACACAGATCTACGTCATGACCAACGGCGGCGGCATCGCGGGCCAGAACCTGGTCCTGAACGTCTACGCCTACCAGCAGGCGTTCGCCTCCTCGCAGTACAGCCTCGGCTCGGCGATCGGAGTCGTGATGCTGCTGATCCTGCTCGCCGTGACGCTCGTGTACCTGCGGCTGCTCCACCGCCAGGGGGAGGAACTGTGA
- a CDS encoding carbohydrate ABC transporter permease → MNLLRRPWRLAAEASALLIALVVAFPLYWMVLSAFKPAGEIESTEPRPWTLAPSLDSFRRVFGQQDFGRYFVNSLVVACSVVIVSALIAFLAATAVTRFRFRFRTTLLIMFLVAQMVPVEALTIPLFFQMRDFGLLNTLGSLILPHIAFSLPFAIWMLRGFVKAVPEALEEAAYIDGASRARFLWQILFPLVLPGLVATSVFSFISAWNDFLFAKSFIISDTSQSTLPMALLVFYKPDEPDWGGVMAASTVMTIPVLVFFVLVQRRLVSGLGGAVKD, encoded by the coding sequence GTGAACCTTCTACGGCGTCCCTGGAGGCTGGCCGCGGAGGCCTCGGCGTTGCTCATCGCCCTGGTGGTCGCCTTCCCCCTCTACTGGATGGTGCTCAGCGCCTTCAAACCGGCCGGAGAGATCGAGTCCACCGAGCCCCGGCCCTGGACGCTCGCCCCCTCGCTGGATTCCTTCCGGCGCGTGTTCGGGCAGCAGGATTTCGGTCGGTATTTCGTCAACAGCCTTGTCGTCGCGTGCAGTGTCGTGATCGTCTCGGCGTTGATCGCGTTTCTCGCGGCGACCGCCGTGACACGATTCCGCTTCCGCTTCCGGACCACCTTGCTGATCATGTTTCTGGTGGCCCAGATGGTGCCCGTGGAGGCCCTCACCATCCCCTTGTTCTTCCAGATGCGGGACTTCGGTCTGCTGAACACACTGGGCTCGCTGATCCTGCCCCACATCGCCTTCTCGCTGCCCTTCGCGATCTGGATGCTGAGGGGGTTCGTGAAGGCCGTACCGGAGGCTTTGGAGGAGGCCGCGTACATCGACGGGGCGAGCCGCGCGCGATTCCTGTGGCAGATTCTCTTCCCCCTCGTCCTCCCCGGCCTGGTGGCCACGAGCGTGTTCTCCTTCATCTCGGCCTGGAACGATTTCCTCTTCGCCAAGTCGTTCATCATCAGCGACACTTCGCAGTCGACCCTGCCGATGGCCCTGCTGGTCTTCTACAAGCCGGACGAGCCGGACTGGGGCGGGGTCATGGCCGCGTCGACGGTGATGACGATTCCGGTGCTGGTGTTCTTCGTACTCGTACAGCGACGCCTGGTCTCGGGGCTGGGCGGAGCGGTTAAGGACTGA